Below is a window of Ignavibacteriota bacterium DNA.
TGATGAGAACGCTTCCCGCCTGCACATGGTCGCCGACGTTGACATACACTTCTTTTACTTTTCCCTGCGTCTCCGAAGCGATGGCGACATCGTTATTCGCTTGTGTTGTTCCGACGAGCGAGAACGAATCGCTCAATTTTTGTTTGACGGGAGAAACAACCACGACAGGTGTTTCTGTGTAATTTTCCACCTGCGTTTTCGCCGCCATATTTATTTTGTTGTTGATAAGAATTGCAACGATAACTGCAAGGACAATAACTGAGATAATAATTGCTTTAATTTTTTTCATGATGGTTCCGGTGTTATGTGTTCAAAAAAATTTCTTTATCCGTCATGCCGAACTTGTTTCGGCATCCGTTCTCTTTGAGGATAGATTCCGACATGTGTCGGAATGACAGTGTGTTGTGTTTGTTATTTCGTCTCACCAACAGATTTTTGTAACCGTGCGAGGGCGAGTTCATGGTCAACAAGTGAATTTGTATAATTTGTTTTTGCCTGAAGCAACGCAACTTCCGCATCGAGCAAATCGGAATTGGAGGTGATACCCGCTTTGAACTTATCGTTCGTGATGCGATAATTTTCTTCTGCCTGCTTCACGCCTTTCTCTGCAAGTCCGATACTCTCGCCTGCTTTTTTCAGGTTGAGATAGTTCGATGTTACTTCCATCGTAATGCCATCCCGCAACTGCGACATTCCATCCTGCGCCTGTTGAAGTTGCGCCTGCGCCTGTTGTGATTGATTGCTTGTCTGTCCCCAGTTCCAGACATCAAACGATACGGCAATGCTCGCATCCCACGTATCTCTGAATTCATCCACCGTCGGGAAAATGCGTTGGTTCGGGCGCGCGTAGTTATAATTTCCGACAAGAAATATTTGCGGATACCAATTCGCCCGCGCAAACGTTACTGCCGCTTCGCTCGCTTTGATTCGATACTCCATTCCTTTGAGTTCTGAACGGGAAGCAAACGCACGCTCGGTGAGTTTCTCCAAGTCGAATTCCTTTGCCTGTTGTTTCCCGGGAGAAGGTGAGGAACTTAACTCTATCTCCGAATTCAAGGGTTTTCCAATCAAATAATTCAAATTGAGCGTCGCCAACTGTACACCGTTTGCGGCTTCGAGTTGCATCAACTGCACATTGGAGAGTTGCACCTGAACTTTCAGCACGTCATTGTTCGTCGCCAATCCCTGATTCATCATGTTCTCAACATCCTTCAAATGCGATTGAACTTGCGCGATGTTTTCATCAATGACTTTTTTGAATTGCTTTGCTTTGAACAAATTCCAGTACGCGCTCTTAATATTGTAGATGAGTTCTGTTTTATCTTTTTGATAATCCTGCTCGATTGCATACGCGTTATACTCTGCCATCTCCGCGCCGCTTTCAATTTTGAAGCCGATAAAGATTGGCTGTTGAAGCGTCAGTTTCAAATTATAGTTATCAAATATCGAAGGCGAAATGACAAACTTGTTGTTCGGCGCGGGAAGATACGGAACGGTAAGTTCCGCTGAGGGAATTTCACTCAACCGAGTATATGTTCCGCCGAACTTCAATTGCGGCAACCGCGAAGCATTTGTCTCGCTTGATTTTGCCGTTGCCGCCTGCACTTTCATCAACGATGAATGGAGCGATTTGCTGTTTTCCAATCCCAACGAAATACTTTGCTCAAGCGAAAGCGTTGCCGCCTGCTGTGCGGAAAGTTGTTGGATAAAGAAGAGAAATGTGAAAGAAAAAATAAAGAGCGTTGCAATGTTCTGTTTCATGATACAAGTTCCTTTTCTTTTTGTGATGGTAAAACTTTTTCCATTTGAAGCGCCCGGGCTTTTTCTGTGAGGATTCCTTCAAAAATCACTTTGACGATCGTCTCGAAGAGTTGATTCATCGTCACGGGAAGTTCTGCAAGCACTTCGGGTGTCATAAGATTCTGAACGGAGAGCGTGTGCATCATAACGACGACATGCTCGTTCACATCTTTTCGGAAATATCCTTTCTTCACTCCTTCGCGAACAAGTTTTTCTACATTCTTCCTCATCCGCTCCATACGGAAGGAATCACAGCACTTCCATATTTGCGGCGCGTTCTTTTGAATATCAATAAAGAAATGTTTGCTGAAGCGCGAATGAAACTCCGCTCCGTGAGAAAAAAGTAGTCTCAACTTTTCCACGAAGTCTAACGACTCATCGGCAATGATGGTATCAATTTTTGAACTGACATCGTTCTGCACGGCGTTAATCACTTCCGAAAGCAATTCTTCTTTGCTCGGAAAATACTCGTAGAGAGTTTTTTTGCTCATTCCCAACTCGGTCGCAATTTCACTCATCGTTACCTTGCTGAATCCGAGCCGGAAGAAATGGTCTCGAGCAATCTGTATTATCCGCTCTCGCGTGGCGTCATCTATCGGCATTTAATAAAATCCTTAAATATAAATCGTATTGGCTGTTTTGATGTTTGATTTGGAAACTCTAACGGTTTCTACGGTTTCCAATATACAGAAGTTTCAATCGTTACAAAATTTTTTTTTGATTCTCGACTTTGCTCTTTCTTTGCCTATTAGAGGGGCAATGGTTATTTTGACACTCCAAAATTACCCCACAGCATTGCTCCTTGAGCAAAATCCACGCTGATGGAATCCGAAAACTACTAAAGAAAATGTATGCTAAGGAAAAAAATTATTATCATGGGCGCCGCAGGGAGAGACTTTCACAATTTCAATACAGTATTTCGTGATAACGAACTGTATGATGTGGTGGCTTTTACTGCAACCCAAATTCCGAATATTGACGGAAGAAAATATCCCGCCGAACTTGCCGGACGATTATATCCGAACGGCATCCCTATTTACCCCGAATCTGATTTGAACAAATTGATTACCGACTTTCAGGCAGATGAAGTTGTGTTCGCCTACTCCGATGTTGCGCACCAATATGTCATGGATAAAGCATCACAGGTGATGGCGGCAGGCGCAGATTTCAAAGTGCTTGGCGCGCGACCGACAATGATTAAAAGCAAAGTCCCTGTCATCGCTGTTGTTGCGGTGAGAACGGGTTCAGGAAAAAGTCAGACATCGCGGAAAGTATGTAAAATTCTTCGAGAGAAAGGAAAGCGCGTTGTCGCGATCCGCCACCCGATGCCGTACGGCGATTTGATGAAGCAGGTCGTTGAGCGGTTTGCAACGCTTGATGATTTGGTGAAGTACGATTGTACCGTCGAAGAAATGGAAGAGTACGAACCGCATATTGTCAACGGCGGTGTTATTTACTCCGGCGTTGATTATGAAAAGATTGTTCGTGAAGCGGAGAAAGAAGCCGACGTGATTGTGTGGGATGGAGGCAACAATGACATGTCGTTCTATAAACCGGATTTGACAATTACCGTTGCTGACCCGCATCGCCCTGGACATGAAATTTCGTATTATCCCGGTGCGGCAAAC
It encodes the following:
- a CDS encoding TolC family protein codes for the protein MKQNIATLFIFSFTFLFFIQQLSAQQAATLSLEQSISLGLENSKSLHSSLMKVQAATAKSSETNASRLPQLKFGGTYTRLSEIPSAELTVPYLPAPNNKFVISPSIFDNYNLKLTLQQPIFIGFKIESGAEMAEYNAYAIEQDYQKDKTELIYNIKSAYWNLFKAKQFKKVIDENIAQVQSHLKDVENMMNQGLATNNDVLKVQVQLSNVQLMQLEAANGVQLATLNLNYLIGKPLNSEIELSSSPSPGKQQAKEFDLEKLTERAFASRSELKGMEYRIKASEAAVTFARANWYPQIFLVGNYNYARPNQRIFPTVDEFRDTWDASIAVSFDVWNWGQTSNQSQQAQAQLQQAQDGMSQLRDGITMEVTSNYLNLKKAGESIGLAEKGVKQAEENYRITNDKFKAGITSNSDLLDAEVALLQAKTNYTNSLVDHELALARLQKSVGETK
- a CDS encoding TetR/AcrR family transcriptional regulator, which encodes MPIDDATRERIIQIARDHFFRLGFSKVTMSEIATELGMSKKTLYEYFPSKEELLSEVINAVQNDVSSKIDTIIADESLDFVEKLRLLFSHGAEFHSRFSKHFFIDIQKNAPQIWKCCDSFRMERMRKNVEKLVREGVKKGYFRKDVNEHVVVMMHTLSVQNLMTPEVLAELPVTMNQLFETIVKVIFEGILTEKARALQMEKVLPSQKEKELVS
- a CDS encoding GTPase, with the translated sequence MLRKKIIIMGAAGRDFHNFNTVFRDNELYDVVAFTATQIPNIDGRKYPAELAGRLYPNGIPIYPESDLNKLITDFQADEVVFAYSDVAHQYVMDKASQVMAAGADFKVLGARPTMIKSKVPVIAVVAVRTGSGKSQTSRKVCKILREKGKRVVAIRHPMPYGDLMKQVVERFATLDDLVKYDCTVEEMEEYEPHIVNGGVIYSGVDYEKIVREAEKEADVIVWDGGNNDMSFYKPDLTITVADPHRPGHEISYYPGAANIRLADVIVINKIDSATRENIDIVRKNIREVNPDAIVIEGASPITVDDESVIRGKRVLVVEDGPTLTHGEMKYGAGIIAASKFGASAVIDPRPWVVNSIADTFKKYPYIGTLLPAMGYGGKQIQDLEDTINRVDCDSVIIGTPIDLRRIIKINKPSVRVTYELDEIAKPDLNEILTDFLQKHSK